A stretch of the Gossypium hirsutum isolate 1008001.06 chromosome D07, Gossypium_hirsutum_v2.1, whole genome shotgun sequence genome encodes the following:
- the LOC107956560 gene encoding NAC domain-containing protein 86, which translates to MAPLGLPPGFRFHPTDEELVNYYLKRKINRQEIELDIIPEVDLYKCEPWELAEKSFFPSRDPEWYFFGPRDRKYPNGFRTNRATRAGYWKSTGKDRRVSCQNRAIGMKKTLVYYQGRAPQGIRTDWVMHEYRLDDNECEGTCGIQDSYALCRVFKKNGMTGSETEEQGQSSLTVMDQYCSQGVIMNDSETMYGEVPIGASSSSCMEEEEDKDDSWMQFITDDPWCSSNCTAAMAGDELSNTGFYNLN; encoded by the exons ATGGCACCATTGGGATTACCTCCTGGTTTTAGGTTCCATCCCACTGATGAAGAGCTGGTGAATTACTATctcaaaaggaaaataaataggCAAGAAATCGAACTCGACATCATCCCCGAAGTTGATCTCTACAAATGTGAACCATGGGAGTTAGCAG AAAAATCATTTTTTCCAAGTAGAGATCCGGAGTGGTACTTCTTTGGACCCCGTGATCGAAAATACCCGAATGGGTTCAGGACGAACAGGGCGACAAGGGCGGGATATTGGAAATCTACAGGGAAGGATAGGAGGGTTAGTTGCCAGAATCGAGCCATTGGAATGAAGAAGACACTGGTTTACTACCAAGGCCGTGCCCCTCAAGGAATCAGGACCGATTGGGTAATGCATGAATACCGGCTCGACGATAATGAATGCGAGGGCACCTGTGGGATTCAG GATTCTTATGCGCTATGTCGGGTGTTCAAGAAAAATGGCATGACGGGGTCGGAAACAGAAGAGCAAGGGCAGAGTAGTTTAACGGTAATGGATCAGTACTGCTCGCAAGGTGTAATTATGAATGATTCGGAAACCATGTATGGGGAAGTCCCCATAGGCGCCTCCTCATCTTCATGCatggaagaggaagaagataAAGATGATTCATGGATGCAGTTTATCACTGATGATCCATGGTGCTCTTCTAACTGTACTGCTGCCATGGCTGGGGATGAACTTTCTAATACTGGCTTTTACAATCTAAATTAA
- the LOC107953546 gene encoding galactinol--sucrose galactosyltransferase — MAPPSITKNALDAIGLADDHVFMSITLKGTNFLANGQPILSNVPQNIVATPSPFSPLDKSKGAVGCFVGFDTEEPKSQHVVSIGKLSGIRFMSIFRFKVWWTTHWVGNSGKDLEHETQMMMLDKNESGRPYVLLLPLLEGPFRASLQPGIDDNVDICMESGSTRVSRSTFRSCLYMHVGDDPYKLVKEAMKVARHHLGTIKLLEEKTPPGVVDKFGWCTWDAFYLNVHPKGVWEGVKGLAEGGCPPGMVLIDDGWQSICHDDDPISDKDGMNRTSAGEQMPCRLIKMEENYKFREYESIKLGNKKGMGAFIRDLKEEYKTIEHVYVWHALCGYWGGIRPNVQGMPPAKVVTPKLSQGLKMTMEDLAVDKIVNNGVGLVPPEVVHEMYEGLHSHLQSVGIDGVKVDVIHLLEMLAEEFGGRVDLAKAYYKALTASIRKHFKGNGIIASMEHCNDFFFLGTEAISLGRVGDDFWCTDPSGDPHGTYWLQGCHMVHCAYNSLWMGNFIQPDWDMFQSTHQCAEFHAASRAISGGPIYISDIVGQHNFKLLKSLALPDGSILRCQHYALPTRDCLFEDPLHDGKTMLKIWNLNKYTGVLGLFNCQGGGWSRESRRNESASQFSAMVGCFASPKDVEWSNGKNPVSVDGVSIFAVYMYQKRELMLMKPSDKIEVSLEPFNYELLTVSPVTIFPRKNIHFAPIGLVNMLNTGGAIQSTMLGDGENLVRIGVKGSGEMRVYASKKPMTCKIDETLTEFNYEEQMITVHVPWPLSSSSLSIVEYLF; from the exons ATGGCTCCTCCAAGCATAACCAAGAATGCCCTGGATGCAATAGGGCTAGCTGATGATCATGTATTCATGTCAATAACCTTGAAAGGAACAAACTTCCTTGCTAATGGCCAACCAATTCTCTCCAATGTCCCTCAAAACATTGTAGCCACCCCATCACCGTTTTCACCTCTAGACAAATCCAAGGGCGCAGTAGGATGCTTTGTTGGATTCGACACTGAGGAACCAAAAAGTCAACACGTAGTGTCCATAGGCAAGCTCAGTGGCATAAGGTTCATGAGCATATTCAGGTTCAAAGTCTGGTGGACCACCCACTGGGTTGGAAACAGTGGAAAAGACTTGGAGCATGAGACTCAGATGATGATGTTGGACAAAAATGAGTCTGGACGTCCTTACGTTCTGCTCCTTCCACTTCTTGAAGGCCCTTTCAGGGCTTCTCTCCAGCCAGGAATTGATGACAATGTAGACATCTGCATGGAAAGTGGGTCCACGCGGGTGTCTAGGTCTACTTTCCGGAGTTGTCTGTATATGCATGTTGGTGATGATCCGTATAAACTCGTCAAAGAGGCCATGAAGGTGGCCAGGCACCATCTGGGGACCATCAAGCTTCTCGAAGAGAAAACTCCACCAGGTGTCGTAGACAAATTTGGTTGGTGCACTTGGGATGCTTTTTACCTTAATGTACACCCTAAAGGTGTTTGGGAAGGGGTGAAGGGCCTAGCTGAAGGTGGTTGCCCTCCTGGGATGGTCCTTATTGATGATGGGTGGCAGTCCATTTGTCATGACGATGACCCCATCAGCGATAAAGACGGCATGAATCGAACTTCAGCTGGTGAGCAAATGCCGTGTAGGCTCATAAAAATGGAAGAAAACTATAAGTTTAGGGAGTATGAAAGTATTAAGTTAGGTAATAAGAAGGGGATGGGTGCCTTTATTAGGGACCTAAAAGAAGAATATAAGACCAtagaacatgtgtatgtgtggcATGCATTATGTGGATATTGGGGTGGGATAAGACCGAATGTCCAAGGAATGCCACCCGCGAAGGTAGTAACGCCTAAATTGTCgcaggggttgaagatgacaatgGAAGATTTAGCAGTAGACAAGATTGTGAATAATGGGGTAGGCTTGGTCCCGCCGGAAGTAGTCCACGAGATGTATGAAGGACTTCACTCTCATCTTCAATCGGTGGGGATTGATGGCGTCAAGGTTGACGTAATCCAT TTGCTTGAGATGCTGGCGGAGGAGTTCGGCGGACGTGTAGATCTGGCCAAAGCTTATTACAAGGCTTTAACTGCTTCTATCAGGAAACATTTCAAAGGAAATGGCATTATTGCTAGCATGGAGCACTGTAATGACTTCTTTTTCCTTGGAACAGAGGCCATTTCACTTGGTCGTGTTG GTGATGATTTCTGGTGCACTGACCCCTCAGGCGATCCACATGGGACCTATTGGCTTCAAGGTTGCCACATGGTGCACTGTGCCTACAACAGCTTGTGGATGGGCAATTTCATACAACCCGATTGGGACATGTTCCAATCAACTCATCAATGTGCTGAATTCCATGCCGCATCTCGAGCTATATCTGGTGGACCCATTTATATAAGTGACATAGTCGGACAACACAATTTCAAGTTGCTAAAGAGCCTTGCATTGCCTGATGGATCCATCTTAAGATGCCAACACTATGCTCTCCCAACAAGAGATTGCCTATTTGAAGACCCTTTGCATGATGGGAAAACAATGCTCAAGATTTGGAACCTCAACAAA TATACAGGAGTTTTAGGACTGTTCAACTGTCAAGGGGGTGGATGGTCCCGTGAATCTCGAAGGAATGAGAGTGCCTCTCAGTTTTCAGCCATGGTAGGCTGTTTTGCGAGCCCTAAAGACGTGGAATGGAGCAATGGCAAGAACCCTGTTTCGGTGGATGGTGTGAGCATCTTTGCTGTATACATGTACCAGAAAAGGGAGCTAATGCTGATGAAACCATCAGATAAAATAGAGGTTTCACTTGAGCCGTTCAATTACGAGCTACTTACTGTTTCCCCTGTGACAATATTTCCAAGAAAGAACATCCACTTTGCTCCCATCGGGCTTGTGAACATGCTTAATACCGGTGGTGCAATTCAGTCGACGATGCTGGGTGATGGTGAAAATCTGGTAAGGATTGGAGTAAAAGGAAGTGGAGAAATGAGGGTGTACGCTTCAAAGAAACCGATGACCTGCAAAATTGATGAGACACTGACCGAGTTCAATTACGAAGAGCAGATGATCACGGTTCACGTTCCATGGCCGCTAAGTTCTTCAAGCTTATCAATTGTGGAATACCTGTTTTAA